One Colius striatus isolate bColStr4 chromosome 7, bColStr4.1.hap1, whole genome shotgun sequence DNA segment encodes these proteins:
- the RAB3IL1 gene encoding guanine nucleotide exchange factor for Rab-3A isoform X1, which translates to MPLVMSLCGQASFEEDSQKQPAVGHWRTLMPSKGSKEEAEPGCQDAGGVDETQATEQLNVSRLRSSSVEIREKGSEFLKEELHKAQKELKLKDKECERLSKVREQLEQELEELTASLFEEAHKMVREANTKQAASEKQLREARGKIDMLQAEVTALKTLVITSTPSSPNRELHPQLQSPSKAVFRKGHGRNKSTSSAMGSAASQNVTPEPVSRECREVDSILFAEFQAWKESPTLDKSCSFLDRIYQEDVGPCLDFTKQELSELVRVAVEQNTLTMEPVASQTLPVVKVAAEECGGPRKCALSGLPRTCKHRIMLGDSGNYYYISPSCRARITAVCNFFTYIRYIQQGLVRQDVELMYWEVMRLRREMALAKLGFYPSDM; encoded by the exons ATGCCATTAGTGATGTCACTGTGTGG GCAGGCCAGTTTTGAGGAAGACAGCCAGAAGCAACCAGCTGTGGGACACTGGAGGACACTAATGCCATCCAAAGGCAGCAAGGAGGAAGCAGAGCCTGGATGCCAGGATGCTGGAGGTGTGGATGAGACCCAGGCCACCGAGCAGCTCAACGTGTCGCGTCTGCGCAGCTCGTCGGTGGAGATCCGGGAGAAGGGCTCTGAGTTCCTCAAGGAAGAGCTGCACAAAGCACAAAAG GAGCTGAAGCTGAAGGACAAAGAGTGTGAGAGGCTGTCAAAAGTCAGAGAGCaactggagcaggagctggaggagttAACAGCTAGCCTATTTGAG GAAGCACACAAGATGGTGAGAGAAGCAAACACTAAACAGGCAGCatcagagaagcagctgagggaggcaCGGGGCAAG ATCGACATGCTGCAAGCAGAGGTCACAGCTCTGAAGACACTGGTGATCACATCCACACCTTCCTCTCCAAACAGGGAGCTGCAccctcagctccagagcccTTCTAAAGCTGTCTTCAGGAAGGGCCATGGGCGAAACAAGAGCACCAGCAGTGCCATGGGCTCGGCTGCCAGCCAGAATGTGACCCCAGAGCCAGTCAGTCGTGAGTGCAGAGAG GTCGACTCCATTCTGTTTGCTGAGTTCCAAGCCTGGAAGGAATCTCCAACTCTGGATAAATCCTGCTCCTTCCTGGACAGAATTTATCAGGAAGATGTAGGACCCTGTCTGGACTTCACAAAGCAGGAG ctgtcgGAGCTGGTGCGAGTGGCTGTGGAGCAGAACACACTCACCATGGAGCCAGTTGCTTCCCAGACCCTGCCTGTGGTGAAGGTGGCAGCAGAAGAGTGTGGTGGGCCAAG GAAATGTGCTCTGAGTGGCCTCCCCAGGACCTGCAAGCACAGAATCATGCTGGGAGACTCTGGGAATTACTACTACATTTCACCATCCTGCAGGGCCAGG ATCACAGCAGTGTGCAACTTCTTCACGTACATTCGCTACATCCAGCAGGGCTTGGTGAGGCAGGATG TGGAGCTGATGTACTGGGAGGTGATGCGGCTCCGCAGGGAGATGGCACTGGCCAAACTGGGCTTTTATCCCAGTGACATGTAA
- the RAB3IL1 gene encoding guanine nucleotide exchange factor for Rab-3A isoform X3 → MPSKGSKEEAEPGCQDAGGVDETQATEQLNVSRLRSSSVEIREKGSEFLKEELHKAQKELKLKDKECERLSKVREQLEQELEELTASLFEEAHKMVREANTKQAASEKQLREARGKIDMLQAEVTALKTLVITSTPSSPNRELHPQLQSPSKAVFRKGHGRNKSTSSAMGSAASQNVTPEPVSRECREVDSILFAEFQAWKESPTLDKSCSFLDRIYQEDVGPCLDFTKQELSELVRVAVEQNTLTMEPVASQTLPVVKVAAEECGGPRKCALSGLPRTCKHRIMLGDSGNYYYISPSCRARITAVCNFFTYIRYIQQGLVRQDVELMYWEVMRLRREMALAKLGFYPSDM, encoded by the exons ATGCCATCCAAAGGCAGCAAGGAGGAAGCAGAGCCTGGATGCCAGGATGCTGGAGGTGTGGATGAGACCCAGGCCACCGAGCAGCTCAACGTGTCGCGTCTGCGCAGCTCGTCGGTGGAGATCCGGGAGAAGGGCTCTGAGTTCCTCAAGGAAGAGCTGCACAAAGCACAAAAG GAGCTGAAGCTGAAGGACAAAGAGTGTGAGAGGCTGTCAAAAGTCAGAGAGCaactggagcaggagctggaggagttAACAGCTAGCCTATTTGAG GAAGCACACAAGATGGTGAGAGAAGCAAACACTAAACAGGCAGCatcagagaagcagctgagggaggcaCGGGGCAAG ATCGACATGCTGCAAGCAGAGGTCACAGCTCTGAAGACACTGGTGATCACATCCACACCTTCCTCTCCAAACAGGGAGCTGCAccctcagctccagagcccTTCTAAAGCTGTCTTCAGGAAGGGCCATGGGCGAAACAAGAGCACCAGCAGTGCCATGGGCTCGGCTGCCAGCCAGAATGTGACCCCAGAGCCAGTCAGTCGTGAGTGCAGAGAG GTCGACTCCATTCTGTTTGCTGAGTTCCAAGCCTGGAAGGAATCTCCAACTCTGGATAAATCCTGCTCCTTCCTGGACAGAATTTATCAGGAAGATGTAGGACCCTGTCTGGACTTCACAAAGCAGGAG ctgtcgGAGCTGGTGCGAGTGGCTGTGGAGCAGAACACACTCACCATGGAGCCAGTTGCTTCCCAGACCCTGCCTGTGGTGAAGGTGGCAGCAGAAGAGTGTGGTGGGCCAAG GAAATGTGCTCTGAGTGGCCTCCCCAGGACCTGCAAGCACAGAATCATGCTGGGAGACTCTGGGAATTACTACTACATTTCACCATCCTGCAGGGCCAGG ATCACAGCAGTGTGCAACTTCTTCACGTACATTCGCTACATCCAGCAGGGCTTGGTGAGGCAGGATG TGGAGCTGATGTACTGGGAGGTGATGCGGCTCCGCAGGGAGATGGCACTGGCCAAACTGGGCTTTTATCCCAGTGACATGTAA
- the RAB3IL1 gene encoding guanine nucleotide exchange factor for Rab-3A isoform X2, whose amino-acid sequence MRRGQASFEEDSQKQPAVGHWRTLMPSKGSKEEAEPGCQDAGGVDETQATEQLNVSRLRSSSVEIREKGSEFLKEELHKAQKELKLKDKECERLSKVREQLEQELEELTASLFEEAHKMVREANTKQAASEKQLREARGKIDMLQAEVTALKTLVITSTPSSPNRELHPQLQSPSKAVFRKGHGRNKSTSSAMGSAASQNVTPEPVSRECREVDSILFAEFQAWKESPTLDKSCSFLDRIYQEDVGPCLDFTKQELSELVRVAVEQNTLTMEPVASQTLPVVKVAAEECGGPRKCALSGLPRTCKHRIMLGDSGNYYYISPSCRARITAVCNFFTYIRYIQQGLVRQDVELMYWEVMRLRREMALAKLGFYPSDM is encoded by the exons ATGCGGCGGGG GCAGGCCAGTTTTGAGGAAGACAGCCAGAAGCAACCAGCTGTGGGACACTGGAGGACACTAATGCCATCCAAAGGCAGCAAGGAGGAAGCAGAGCCTGGATGCCAGGATGCTGGAGGTGTGGATGAGACCCAGGCCACCGAGCAGCTCAACGTGTCGCGTCTGCGCAGCTCGTCGGTGGAGATCCGGGAGAAGGGCTCTGAGTTCCTCAAGGAAGAGCTGCACAAAGCACAAAAG GAGCTGAAGCTGAAGGACAAAGAGTGTGAGAGGCTGTCAAAAGTCAGAGAGCaactggagcaggagctggaggagttAACAGCTAGCCTATTTGAG GAAGCACACAAGATGGTGAGAGAAGCAAACACTAAACAGGCAGCatcagagaagcagctgagggaggcaCGGGGCAAG ATCGACATGCTGCAAGCAGAGGTCACAGCTCTGAAGACACTGGTGATCACATCCACACCTTCCTCTCCAAACAGGGAGCTGCAccctcagctccagagcccTTCTAAAGCTGTCTTCAGGAAGGGCCATGGGCGAAACAAGAGCACCAGCAGTGCCATGGGCTCGGCTGCCAGCCAGAATGTGACCCCAGAGCCAGTCAGTCGTGAGTGCAGAGAG GTCGACTCCATTCTGTTTGCTGAGTTCCAAGCCTGGAAGGAATCTCCAACTCTGGATAAATCCTGCTCCTTCCTGGACAGAATTTATCAGGAAGATGTAGGACCCTGTCTGGACTTCACAAAGCAGGAG ctgtcgGAGCTGGTGCGAGTGGCTGTGGAGCAGAACACACTCACCATGGAGCCAGTTGCTTCCCAGACCCTGCCTGTGGTGAAGGTGGCAGCAGAAGAGTGTGGTGGGCCAAG GAAATGTGCTCTGAGTGGCCTCCCCAGGACCTGCAAGCACAGAATCATGCTGGGAGACTCTGGGAATTACTACTACATTTCACCATCCTGCAGGGCCAGG ATCACAGCAGTGTGCAACTTCTTCACGTACATTCGCTACATCCAGCAGGGCTTGGTGAGGCAGGATG TGGAGCTGATGTACTGGGAGGTGATGCGGCTCCGCAGGGAGATGGCACTGGCCAAACTGGGCTTTTATCCCAGTGACATGTAA